A stretch of the Saprospiraceae bacterium genome encodes the following:
- a CDS encoding helix-turn-helix domain-containing protein, protein MEVICLEDEAFYQLIEKVVSRIKEKEGIKEDKWLSTDEAMDKLKIKSKTTLQKLRDEGKIRFSQPERKIILYDRDSINDYLEKHSKDTF, encoded by the coding sequence ATGGAAGTAATTTGCCTTGAAGATGAAGCCTTCTATCAGCTAATTGAAAAGGTGGTCTCTCGTATAAAAGAAAAGGAAGGCATTAAAGAAGATAAATGGCTATCCACAGATGAAGCAATGGACAAACTTAAAATCAAAAGTAAAACCACACTTCAGAAGCTTCGGGATGAAGGAAAAATCCGGTTCTCACAGCCAGAACGGAAAATTATCCTATACGACCGCGATTCAATTAATGATTATTTAGAAAAACATTCTAAAGATACTTTCTGA